Part of the Antedon mediterranea chromosome 6, ecAntMedi1.1, whole genome shotgun sequence genome, tgaaaaggtcattttattcaaataattaaataaacgtgagtggtgtaaaataaaaactaagcGTCAACTAAATCGTTTACAATGCCAACATTGTCAACTGTTGACACTTGTTTAACGTTTTTGATCGATGCTATGCTGTTTGTACAATCATTGTGGTGCAGCCTACTATAGACTAAGCCTAATAAATAGCATGTGCATGTTACAATGCGTTGCGCGATAGCCTAACTCGTTCAAATCTAGTTGCTTCTTGCATGTGGTATGGGTACCTTCGACCAGTACCAATCTGTTTGATGTTAAGCGCTTGTGCACACTGGTTTTTTATGTTGAGATGAGATGAGTTGCGTATAAAAATTGACCCTGGTAATTGCTGTTGAATACATTCAGTGACAGGTCACTAAAAGAGGGTATCTAGTTGGAGGTAGATTTCATATATCACTTGTTTGTTTTGTGTTTCCTAACAGCCAAAGCCTTGTGCTTGTCAATGTGACAGAAATCACAGAAGTTGTtcctaatattaaaattgaaaagaGCTTTGGTGGAATCTTCTACACTTTCCCCAAGATGGTAAAATCTTCAAGTGAAATTCTATCCAAGGTATGTGGATATGttgttaattttaattcttattgcttttttgttttaatcgtAGTTctctatttcattattttttttgacTAATGATTGAATATCTTCAGTTTAAATCATTTTTGTgtctttcattttgtttatttcatttccaTTCCAATATTTGTTGTCaacataataattcataatCTGTTTGTTTTTCCTCTCATGTAGGTTGAATTTTTCCTTGAGGAATTGAGGATCACTGTTGGGGAATCAATGACCATTGATGCCCCAAGCCACTTCCTTCACCTGGTGAACAACCTACGTCTTGCAAATTTTGATATGCTAAGTCAGATCTGGGAAATGTATGAGATGATTCAACAAAAAAGGTAcaacatcttttttttaaatttgtaattatctGATTTGTCATCGGCACTGAATCAAGGGTTTTCACATTCTTGAATTGAACATTCTTTTCAAATTATACATATCTGgatttttttacctttttactCAATATACTTTACATAGAGAGTGGCTTCTTGAAGCCCTTCCATTGATTGGCACTGAAGAAGTAACAAAATTGATGAAAAGCAAAATTCTTATGAAAGAGATTGAAATGAAGGAAGTCGAGAAGTTTTTGACAAAGCTAACATATTCCAAGCAGGCAACTGAGATTATGATTGATGATGTTATGGTAAgtaaatttatattcattaattttaatttcaacatGAGATCCCGTCTGCGCATGCGCAATAATACGTTTGTTGGTAAGCACAGATTTCGGTAACCGAatataatatagtaaaatttatttctttctccaaAAGAATAAGAAACACCTAGAGTACTGATGAGTTCAAAAAGTTTGAAAATGTCTGACTTAAAGGAAATAGGTTTTAAAAATCCTATTCTAGACTCGAACGAGCCTTGCATTGATAATGATAGGCAGCCTTAAATTGCCTGGGATAGAAGAATGGTGGTCTCAAATGTCTTTTATGACGCTTTTAATATATTACTGcttttaaagtaattatacaTTTTGGAAATTGGGTCATAAATTCCATATGTTGTACTTTTTTTTGTGCTATGATATAGACACTAAAACTAacaattctaaaaaaaatatataacattttaaagaatgaTACTTTTAGTTGCAGGCTCATGTTTAGCaatgtttaaataacatgttttataaaTTAGGACATTTGCCGCAATGAAAAATGGAACCTGACAACAGAAATGACACGTGTTGAAATGATGGAGATGGTAAGAGCCAGACGGGCATGCTGGCTGACATTTGGCAATCTTGTTGGTGAATTCTGTAAGGAGAAGTCTTATTGCCCAACCAAATATGTTGTAGCTTTTGACCGATGCGAGGATATCTACACCGATATCGAAAACCCAACTGAGTTTCAGATGTTTGATCGCTTTAACCaggtaattataaaataaactactaaacattaCTGTGTGTAATTTTGCAGTAATACTAACAGTAACAGCTAGAGCTAGAACAATagcaaaacatttaaattttacatacatacatagttgtttcatcatttttgtaatatataaaCTTATTATGGTTATCTATAGGCAACTGAAATAAATAGTTATTgatcaatctataataataagatttgtTAAGCGTTTAGGAAACTGATCTATGAACCTAAAAGCTACCAAAACCAGAACAAAACCCACATAACCCATTTTGACAAATATGCATTCATGCTTTAAATAAGTATGATCCTGTAATGAATTTCTCGCCAATGAACAGATCTAAGAACATTGCATAAAGAACTACATAACAGTTTCTGTAAACACGTTTTGTTTTTTGTACACTAACGGTGATTacaaattttgaattttttatttctttctttttctttaatatCTAGAAAATCCTTTCTGTCAATGGTGAATTGAAGGAAGAGAGAAGGACAGATGATGAGATTGTGCAACGTATCAATGAATTCCGTCAAACCGAGATTAAACTGATGTGTATCAATGCAATTGGTAATGCCGGCCTTTCAAATGGCCTGTTCGAGACGGTTAAAAATACTAACAACAGGCTTGGAATCCGTGTTGCATCTGTACATGCTATGCGAAAGATTGCTCCAAAACAACCAAAGAAGGTAACTCTTTTTAAAGGTTTTATAAATAGCATAGCATCAATTAACAGAATCCTTTCCATTGTTTAGATGAATTTTTGTCTTGCTAAAAAAACTACTGCTGAGAAATAACAAGGGGTGCTTTATCTAATTCCGTCATGAATGAAATTTCAACTAACACATTTTTAAgcttaattattaaaaataaattgataagtaacatattttaggcctaagttgatattaacaattatttatttgattgttcTTTTTCAGGTTCTATCAACACTACTCCCAATCATGAGAGATCCATTTACTGATGAAGAACTGAGAATTGTGTCATACCTTGTAGTGATTGAGTGCCAGCCAAGGCCAACAGTGATGGTCTCAATTACAGAGAACCTAAGAAATGAGACTAGCAAACAATTCCGCACATTTGTTTCGACTCACCTTATGAATCTTGCTAAGAGCCAAGACCCATGCAAGAAGAAAGTGTAAGTGCTCTATAAACCTTGACCTTAAAGACACTTTCCCAGaaatttttgatattttgtgaaattactttaaaaactttaaacCAGGTCATTGTTTGCCAGTAAATATTCTAGAAGTTATGCATGATTTACTAAAATTTGTCCATACGTAAATTTATTCATAGATATgtaattgttataatatttcaGGATTAAGTCAGCCAAGTATGCCATTGAAGTCAGCAAGCTGTTCCTTGATGGACCATTGTACTCACAGAACAGACAGAtgagtgtttttaatggtatagtgcatattttaatatattacaacttataaaataataatgatttaagaTTATAGTGTTTTAAGAGCTTCAATGTGCTGACCAAATAgaacaaaattgttaaaaagttgCCTAAAAATTAGCAATTGAAGTTGCCGTATGGATAGAAATAGGTAAACAATTCCAAAAGACAAGACAAGTACTGTTAAGACTTTGAGTCAACTCTTCTATGGCTTTGTTGTCTTGCCAACGttattaacattaaatttgCCATCCATCTCAAAAGTTTACACAGAAATCTTACGCTAATTAGAAATGATTAGTTGCAATAAATACGGATTTGGACATTATCTGTTGTCAAAGATCATTAAATCTTTGAAGTTGAgaattttcaatacaagttaCCACACCAAATTTCATGCTAAATTTGAAGTATCGTGGGTCTAGTTTAAACATATCAATTTAATTTGGTTTTAGATGAACTTCAGACTGGTGGTACGATTGAAATGAACACAATCTTTACTCCTGGTAGCCTGCTACCACGTTCATCAAACACCAAGCTCAACATCAACTTCCTTGGGAAATCTATGGATGTCTTTGAAGTAGGTAGTTTTCAATTTATATCTTTTACCTATTTTGTAATGGAATGGCCAAGATATAAATACTGTGAGCTCACACCAAAATTTGAATCAGGTCCAGTTTTTTATCCATGTTCATGCCCATGACATAATCTTTTTGCCTACATTTAATAGGACAAGAACATTatttttggttttaattttgccatgaagaacaaatataaaatatattaaatatatataaaatatatattaaatgatagtatatagttattattttatttgttttaaggtTTGAATGATATGTTGAtaggtttgcggtacaccacgtacaTTAGTTCTGAAGAGAACTGTTGAGTTGTTGCCCGACTagtttcctggactttctgcattctcactcctgaggaaaatcaaagtatattgattgaaacatcgagaaactcaacagttctttccAGAACTttagttatttttgttttagaaaGGTATACAAATTGTGTAATTCAATTTTAGTTTGGTTACCGTGCAGAGGGTCTTAATAACGTTTTGGAAAAGATGTTTGCACCAAATGGATTCTGGTACAAGAGAACCAATATCATGAATTTCTTGAAGAGATCAACAAGAAGTGTCAGACAGGAGACAGACAAAGAATTGATTGACAAAaaggtatatttttaaattatgtaatttttttgataataataaaaatgtttttttataaatttttgttcattttttaaaacaagagGTTTTGGTTGCTATTTCCTCTTTTTGATTGTTTTACTGTTGTAttgggtgcaggtcaagtcggccccaaaccgtctcggccaaagtcaagtcggcaccacgtcaagtcggcaccacgtcaagtcggccccaagtcaactcggcctcacgtcaactcggccaaaaactaatcggtcaactcggccacaataaagtatggaacgcaaaaagtgcttaatattattatgattcttactatccacgctttaaaaaaatgaagaaataaaaaatataatataattaaataatatcataaaaaaatgaactcattgccgatatgaatataAGTAgccgcgtgttacaaaaacacgtgcaggtaccgcattttagtaaatcgaagacggaggcctacgttccacaatttggccatagaaaaaatgatcgtacatatCGTTTTTGTCCATAATTTGCGTTTTAAAAAAAGGGGAAacgaaaacacgtagcagttgtagatatcgaaaaagctgccaaaggcgcagggagacgcagctacgaattgttttcaattgtgcaatttgaaattttatttaacataaataaaggaaagttggtgaaatcattcctatttttttgctaaatatattattgtctaaatattaatattcattaaaagtcagaattattcatagttaaaaaattgtgaagaaatattattttatcaatccccttcatttgcactttttgcgttccatactttaacggggccgagttgaccgattattttttggccgagttgatgtgaggccgagttgacttgaggccgagttgacttgaggccgagttgacttggggccgacttgacttggggccgacttgactttggccgagacggtttagggccgacttggatcgaaatcgTTGTATTAGATCATACTGTGTTCTGTTTAATATTCTGCCTTGTTCCGACTAGTTAACTGTTTTGATTTAGTGGATGTATGCCGTTCATTAGTTGAAAATGCATGTGTGCTGCCAAAGGCACAAGTTGATACTGCTCCCATCATTGTATAAAATCTCAATTTTTATACAGTAGTCATACTGCCAATTTGTTTTCGGTACAAACAGATATTGTATATTCAGAAAGTTAAATTATAGTTACATAGCATACAGCTACATAGGCTTCTGCATCTATTCTAGAATAAGCAGAGGATTGGTTAattgaagaagaagaagaagcaTTGTGCAGTGAAACAAAGGCTATTGTTACACTTTTTAGTCAGTTTCTAGGAATAGAATTACCCATATTGTTTGCATGATCTACTGTGCGTAAGAAGTGAGATGGTAGGTCTTAGCCTCCTCCTAGGCCGTAGACCCTATACACAAGGCTTTGTGGACATGTTTAAGAGGGTTCTGCGGTTGCCAGCCTAGGTCTTAGGTTAGCAAAGTTCAAAAGGATGAATTAAAACACTTAATGAAAACCAAAAGAGGGCTTGTAATGCAAGGATGCCACTTTCTTTTTTAATGAATCTAAAAGATTCAAATTATTACAATTAGATGGTGATGTCTCAAAGTCAAAAAAGCCTCGAACCCATGCTGATATAGGTACAGTAAATGGCACATctgccttaaccgctcagcCATGTGACTTGCTCTTAACAAGCCATCTGGTAAGAACAACATTTGTTTAATCAGAAAAGGTGTGTATTTCAGGTTAACCCATTCACTATTGAGCCAGAACCATCTCAGGGATTCACATGGATGAAGATCTTTGGACAAGAAATGACATATGAAGCTTTCAACAAGGAATTCTTCCAATCTATTTTGACTGAGGGCAAGATCAGGACAAACTTTAAAGATCTTGAGAAGGGTCTACGTGAGCCAATCACCTTTAACTGGAACAAAGGTATGAAAATGGAGAATGGTttcttattaaaatataatctcATATAAACTAAGAGCTGATATAAAAATTAACTGATGAGATAAAGGAACTCTTTACATCTAGTCTTATCATCTAGTCAAGCTTTGTCATAACTGATTTGCTGCTGTATATGAAACTTATGGATAGTATTGCTCTGaacataatatttaatgtttcatATACAATTCAATATAAAACTCCTAGGCATGGACTGCACCATTTTTCAGAACATAGTTTTTAACACACCATGTTTAACTTTAAATGAAGTGAATGAAAATGAGTTAGGTAAAGCGATTCCGCGAGACTAGTAATATTGTATATTTCCAAAGCGCATAACTTATTGTGGAACACTCAATTTTTTTTAGTGCGGATAAACAATTATCTGGCAaatgcggataaccaataaaaaaatgCATTCAAGTTTACTGGTAGGACATTCTGTCGTTTTTATATGCTTTTGTCTTTTACTTACTTTTTGTTTGTCATACTTCTTACGCAGGTATGCTCCTCCTGGACTATCAACGTCAAGTACCAACCATCTGTGGTTTCCCATTGTCTCTCAACATGACCATGGCTTCCATCTTGTCCATTGATAGTGAAGTGACAATGCGTGTAACTCCAACCATTCTAAGTAAGAACCCAACTGACATTGCAAGCAACATCAGAATAAAACCAAGGTTAGTAAAATGTTCGATGACATGCTTTTGTTGCATCATTTTCAGATAGTTCAGCCTTTCCAGGAATTGGAGATGTGTGGAGATGATGAATCaggtttaaataaaaaaaatacatttttgttcttTTATGATTTGCTGGTCACAAATGTTTATCACCTCTGCAATATGGTTTCTGCATGTAGAACCACATGATGGATGTATGTGATTGAAATGCTTTTGTATTGAATAGcagattatttttttctgtaattctACGCATTTCTTAATTATCTTTTCAATTATGTATGTATGCGTGTGGGATGTTGCATCATTGAGGCTCTTATATTTTCAGAATGTCCATGAATCTTCTAAGCAAAATGGGTGTAACCTGTCCCTTTATGAGTACTGGTGTGGCCATGAACAGTACCATGAACTTGACCCTTCCTGTACAGTCAGagattgtttacaactttgAACAACAAAAGCTCAGGCTTGATATTGAAAACCAAAAAGAAGACTATTTCAGTGTTTTCAGCTTTAAGtaagtattttttatatattttctctTAATATTTTTTTGCCAATTCTTTCTTCATAGTCTCAATGGAACAAGTAACAGAAACATCATGACGTTTGTGGTCAAgcaaacaaaaagaaaacaaatcaaattaaaacactGACAAAATAGAAACCATGCAGTTGAGATCTTCTAATACTACcttatacagtaaaaaaataaaaataagctGAGAAAATTATAACTGAGAAAAGTACAAAATTTAGTTTGAGAAGGAATTGTATAATTGTCATTTCGTGTGTTTTTTCAGCCTCCATCACAAGAAACAGTTTGAATCTGCTCAAATACACTAGTGTCTCCTTGACAGTAAATGCTTATGCTTCTAAATCAGTTTCCCAAAACTTACCAATACAGAGAATAATTACAACAAACCCAAATTTGTATTAACTTCACATACTAATAGAAATCTCAGTCCTCAATGTTCTGGTGCTCAAGGGTCTGGtttaaagattttatttgtgatttttttttagccATACTCTGTACACATTTAGCAGCAAGATGGATTCTGCATTTGACAACTACACCATTATCAATGGATCATTCATTAACAGGATCACCAATGTAAGTTAGAATTATTTTGCTTGTATTATTTGGAGTTGGAGAGACATGCCCTCCAGTGATAGTTATCTTTGACAGCTTTTGTCTCTCCTCAGCGCTCCCTTTTTTTTATGTATCACTGAAAGGAATAAATAATATCATGCAAAAGTTAGCTCCTGTGTGATCACATTATTGTTCAAATCATGTCAAAAAAGTGACAacaaaatgaaacattttaattttatttggcCAACTGCCAAAGAGAAAACCATTGGCCAAGCATTACATATAAGGAACATGTATTTCATCTCACATCATTCAGTTCAGTACAGCAAAATGTATGTTTCCAGTTTTTTATAGATACAATTTTGATCATAAAATTCTAAAACTATTCACACAGTACATGTTGGTTTTCCTTGATTTTTGTAAAACAATGGTATACAACTTCAACTTTAGTTATTTCTGAATTGCAcaatgtgaaaatataattgaataGAAATTCAATATAAAGCAAAAATGGTAActtaagttaaataaaaaatgaaataagacatattttatgtttttatgtttaaaaatattaacaccGAGTATATTACTTTGCTTATCAAGTCCATTTAGTAATAGAGTGCCTTCTTGTATTTCTAGCAAGATCAGTATACATCCTTGTAACAGTAGTTAGTAACAATAGAACTTgcattaaataatattgatactaataatatatggtatttataaatttaatttttattttgtttttaagacAAGCACATGCTTCAACCCATTTGAAGGTGGTATGCGTCTCTGCTCCAACATGTCATATGTACCTCGTCTTGGTGTGCGTAAGGCTCCATTTAACCCATTGCTGGGATCATGCATGtggaatatatacagtactcgtGGTGAGAACAGCACTGACCGCATCATCTTTGAATACGAAGCCACAAACACCAGCATGAATATTACCGTAAGTTTTTTATTTCCACCAATTtcaatattgaaaaataatgctcataaaaaaagaatattttcactTTCCACGATACTCTTGTAATATTACAAATTGCAACTATTTTACACAGAA contains:
- the LOC140052419 gene encoding vitellogenin-like, with the protein product MGNVTEVIAPTNESDWMMNFKKGILNMFILRLEDSEDSTVFSRFEEGISGICDTMYQIEMRRNIDDISVMNITKVRDFTNCTYSPMKVETRAQTKECIACEDTKTTSLKSMATFKYNVTGYRNNFLIESVTAEGLYVFYPYSIEGGSARTLVNQSLVLVNVTEITEVVPNIKIEKSFGGIFYTFPKMVKSSSEILSKVEFFLEELRITVGESMTIDAPSHFLHLVNNLRLANFDMLSQIWELFTQYTLHREWLLEALPLIGTEEVTKLMKSKILMKEIEMKEVEKFLTKLTYSKQATEIMIDDVMVSKFIFINFNFNMRSRLRMRNNTFDICRNEKWNLTTEMTRVEMMEMVRARRACWLTFGNLVGEFCKEKSYCPTKYVVAFDRCEDIYTDIENPTEFQMFDRFNQKILSVNGELKEERRTDDEIVQRINEFRQTEIKLMCINAIGNAGLSNGLFETVKNTNNRLGIRVASVHAMRKIAPKQPKKVLSTLLPIMRDPFTDEELRIVSYLVVIECQPRPTVMVSITENLRNETSKQFRTFVSTHLMNLAKSQDPCKKKVIKSAKYAIEVSKLFLDGPLYSQNRQMSVFNDELQTGGTIEMNTIFTPGSLLPRSSNTKLNINFLGKSMDVFEFGYRAEGLNNVLEKMFAPNGFWYKRTNIMNFLKRSTRSVRQETDKELIDKKVNPFTIEPEPSQGFTWMKIFGQEMTYEAFNKEFFQSILTEGKIRTNFKDLEKGLREPITFNWNKGMLLLDYQRQVPTICGFPLSLNMTMASILSIDSEVTMRVTPTILSKNPTDIASNIRIKPRMSMNLLSKMGVTCPFMSTGVAMNSTMNLTLPVQSEIVYNFEQQKLRLDIENQKEDYFSVFSFNHTLYTFSSKMDSAFDNYTIINGSFINRITNTSTCFNPFEGGMRLCSNMSYVPRLGVRKAPFNPLLGSCMWNIYSTRGENSTDRIIFEYEATNTSMNITNRILSVHTFGGIEPQTTFVFNFTIDRTEQKFNLTINRTDISDWFCNITCKVMDIERSEVNMTMEWGLPMNYTFNITDSKILYPSHEFFIMINSVRNVTLRNRTYEFTWAEVPMWLQNFTRDVQLNLPFLLYKLKYVEDVDITRFPQLFSRNHTMNITLQAKQERTIDIIMNLPLQYVQIFNMTLPTRSDIIQKRVPLVYEQFQREVTDKFFQPTCTVNNFDNFTTFDGVNYRYRMPVTCPHILARDCSPEQLFTVLLHNRTMVDNTVKKVVTILVEDKKIILDSHDNKTIKIQIDGENLWINSDNLTSDLRFATVRMNVSRTEVNITTSVGLTVIYNIENVTTILTPWFYNQTCGMCGDFNGETAYEYVTPENQWTTNSTKFAMSWLVPGDGNKDGSCNLIKNYVYPLPDQVFIGKKQALCLSTEPVFTCPETCVPAFLLDTTTRVSKNVGFNCFETKDREADIVQFTKNGKSLYNKRVDFMKEISIPDYCICSTTYNPKRRY